The Prevotella sp. E9-3 genome has a window encoding:
- the nadA gene encoding quinolinate synthase NadA, translating into MLTTVKTEWKNQGFIDEPFEGNNEALKAAIRKLCDEKKAIILAHYYTVGEIQEVADFIGDSLALARKAANTDAKIIVMCGVHFMAETCKLLSPEKMVLCPDLNAGCSLADSCKAEDLKKFKDEHPGYQVVSYVNTTAAVKALTDVVVTSGNAKKVVDQLPEDANIIFGPDYNLGNYINEVTGRKMLLWNGGCHVHERFSPAAIMKLKAEYPKAVVMAHLECKGPVLAMADVKGSTADMLKYAQSHGGQQFIVATEAGILHELQRTCPDCEFIPVPPEITESGLECSCNECQYMKMNTLLKIYNTLKYEWPTVDVDPAIAQDAVKPIQRMLELS; encoded by the coding sequence ATGTTGACAACAGTGAAAACAGAGTGGAAGAACCAGGGTTTCATTGACGAGCCCTTCGAAGGAAATAATGAGGCGCTGAAAGCGGCCATCAGAAAATTGTGTGACGAGAAGAAAGCCATCATCTTGGCACATTATTATACCGTAGGCGAAATACAGGAAGTAGCCGACTTTATAGGCGACTCGCTGGCATTGGCCCGTAAGGCCGCCAATACCGATGCGAAAATCATCGTGATGTGTGGCGTGCATTTCATGGCCGAGACCTGTAAACTGTTGAGTCCTGAGAAAATGGTGCTCTGTCCGGATCTGAATGCCGGTTGCTCACTGGCCGACTCGTGCAAGGCTGAGGACTTGAAGAAGTTTAAGGACGAGCATCCCGGCTATCAGGTGGTATCGTATGTAAACACCACTGCCGCCGTAAAGGCGCTGACCGATGTGGTGGTGACCAGCGGTAATGCGAAGAAGGTGGTTGACCAGTTGCCTGAGGATGCCAACATTATCTTTGGTCCCGACTACAACCTGGGCAATTATATCAATGAGGTGACAGGCCGTAAGATGCTGCTGTGGAATGGCGGTTGCCATGTGCACGAGCGCTTCTCGCCTGCTGCCATTATGAAGTTGAAAGCTGAGTATCCCAAGGCCGTTGTGATGGCTCATTTGGAGTGTAAGGGTCCGGTGCTGGCTATGGCCGATGTAAAGGGCTCTACAGCCGACATGCTGAAGTATGCCCAGAGTCATGGCGGACAACAGTTTATCGTGGCCACAGAGGCCGGTATTCTGCACGAGCTGCAGCGCACCTGTCCCGACTGCGAATTTATTCCTGTACCGCCAGAAATCACCGAGAGCGGCCTGGAGTGTTCGTGCAACGAGTGTCAGTACATGAAGATGAACACGCTGCTGAAAATCTACAACACCCTGAAATACGAGTGGCCCACGGTCGATGTTGATCCAGCCATTGCCCAGGATGCCGTGAAGCCCATTCAGAGAATGCTGGAGCTGAGCTGA
- a CDS encoding phosphoethanolamine transferase, which translates to MKTIIRYTKVWRLLLLVTVLTLLYGVLFLPSEFTSMPSAGLQDFLMIAYFWVITELGIFGLLLLLSLSRKLFAVAFPLLTILCGVMTYYRYVAHVSLTPMMIELLLVNDMRTDIDAISPVLIVVLLAIILSTVSVVWYRYRRLGALRGIRKWVVFTVSGILMVWLSNYVLPYNVEVKLRMPFSFYYNLSEYLESERQIMTERPQLAEDAECMADSLLVVYIQGESLRSDHLQLNGYQRNTTPLLCNEPNVVSLPNVHSHYSYTHLSVPYQLTRADSIHPERARTEQSLISVLKRVGYRTSWLSNQDKGTTFSYMIGECDTVVYANRGGAIALFDAWLDGDLLPLLDEELQQGNAAGQRQFILLHTIGSHWFYNSHFNAASQHFQPLAEHRVVFNNSNESLVNSYDNTIVYSDWFWHEVIDRIRHRKALLIYLSDHGESLGEDGHYWHGADLPQEMCPACFVWYSNRYAEAYPEKIAALKANSTNNYGDELLFHSLLGGAGIRSSVLLDSLNIFSNHSLTAAQQAVNEQ; encoded by the coding sequence TTGAAAACAATCATACGCTATACTAAAGTTTGGAGACTGTTGCTTTTGGTGACAGTCCTTACTTTATTGTATGGTGTACTGTTTCTGCCGAGTGAGTTTACCTCGATGCCCTCTGCAGGGTTGCAAGATTTTCTGATGATAGCCTATTTCTGGGTGATAACCGAATTAGGCATTTTCGGCCTACTCCTGCTGTTGAGCCTGAGCAGAAAGTTGTTTGCCGTAGCTTTCCCCCTGCTTACCATCCTCTGCGGCGTGATGACCTACTATCGGTATGTGGCGCATGTTTCGCTCACTCCCATGATGATTGAACTGCTGCTGGTCAACGATATGCGCACTGATATCGATGCCATCAGTCCTGTACTCATCGTGGTATTACTGGCAATCATCCTGTCAACCGTAAGCGTTGTGTGGTACAGATACCGGCGGTTAGGAGCCTTGCGCGGCATCAGAAAATGGGTTGTGTTCACTGTGTCAGGCATACTGATGGTATGGCTGTCGAACTATGTGCTGCCCTATAATGTTGAAGTGAAATTGCGCATGCCCTTCTCTTTCTATTACAATTTAAGTGAATACTTAGAGAGTGAGCGGCAGATCATGACTGAGCGCCCCCAGTTGGCCGAGGATGCCGAGTGTATGGCCGACTCGCTCCTGGTGGTATATATACAGGGAGAATCACTGCGCAGCGACCACCTTCAACTGAACGGATATCAGCGCAACACCACTCCCCTACTCTGCAACGAGCCTAACGTGGTTTCGCTGCCCAATGTGCATTCACACTATTCCTATACCCATCTGAGTGTTCCCTACCAGTTGACCCGTGCCGATAGCATTCATCCTGAACGGGCCCGTACAGAACAGTCGCTGATATCGGTGCTCAAGCGTGTGGGTTATCGTACCAGCTGGTTGTCGAATCAGGATAAGGGCACCACCTTTTCCTATATGATAGGTGAGTGCGACACCGTGGTATATGCCAACAGAGGAGGAGCAATAGCACTCTTCGATGCCTGGCTGGACGGCGATTTGCTGCCACTACTCGATGAAGAGCTTCAGCAAGGGAATGCCGCAGGTCAGCGACAGTTTATACTGTTGCACACCATTGGTTCGCACTGGTTCTACAACAGTCATTTCAATGCCGCATCACAACATTTTCAGCCTTTGGCCGAACATCGAGTGGTTTTTAATAATAGCAATGAGTCGCTTGTCAATTCCTATGACAATACGATAGTATATAGCGACTGGTTCTGGCACGAGGTTATCGACCGTATTCGCCATCGGAAGGCATTATTGATTTATCTTTCCGACCATGGAGAAAGTCTTGGTGAGGACGGTCATTACTGGCATGGAGCCGATCTGCCACAAGAAATGTGTCCCGCTTGTTTTGTGTGGTATAGCAACCGCTATGCCGAAGCTTATCCAGAGAAGATAGCCGCCCTGAAAGCCAACAGCACGAACAATTATGGCGACGAGTTGCTGTTCCACTCGCTGCTGGGCGGTGCCGGCATCCGTTCAAGCGTTCTTCTTGATTCGCTGAATATTTTCAGTAATCACTCGTTGACAGCAGCCCAACAGG